The genome window GAAGACCTTACATGTATGCTTGAAACACAAAACCAACACGAACTCTCCCGCCTCAAAGAAGTCCCCCTCACAGGCATCATTTTTAAAGCTAAAAGCCCAACTTGTGGGTTTGGAAGCGCGAAAGTGTATTTACCAAACGGGCATGGCGAGGGCAAAACTGACGGGCTTTTTGTCCTTACATGTAAGGCCGCATTTCCCCACCTGCCCATGGAAGAAGAAGCCAGACTCCTTGACCCGTGGCTTCGGGAAAACTTCATCATGCACCTCTTTGCCTACGACCGCTTTGTGAAATTTTGCGCTCAACATCCCACCATGGGAGGCTTGGTGCAGTTTCACACGGTCAATAAATTCCTCCTTCAATCCAAAAACGAAGCCTTGTACCGCGACCTTGGAAACGTCGTCGCTAACCACGAAAAACACCCGTTTCCTGATGTGCTAGAGGCATATGGTGCGCTTTACAAAGAAGCCATTGCGTGCAAAAGCAGCGTAAGCAAAACCCGCAACGTCCTTGAACACATGGTAGGGTTTTTCAAAAAAACACTCGAAAAAGGTGAAAAAGAGCTACTGCACCTCATGATTGAAGACTACAGCCAAAAAATCATCCCGCTCATCGCGCCCATTTCTGCCATTGTGCTTTTGGCTAAACGCTACAACATAGACTACCTTTTAGAGCAAACCTTTTTAGCGCCCTACCCCAAAGAGCTCGCCTTGCGCTCACACGTGGACGCGGGTAAGTGAGGCGCATTCTGTGGTTTCGGCGGGATTTGCGCGTACGCGACAACCCGCTGTTAAGCTTCGAGGGTGAGGTACTGCCCCTCTTCATCTTCGACCCTGCTATCTTGGACGAACTTAGCAAAGACGACAAGCGCATGGGGTTCATCGTGCACCATGTGCAAAAACTCAAACAGGAATTACAAGAGCGTGGGCTAGACCTAGCCATCTTTTACGACACCCCCAAACGGGTATTTGAAACCCTTGCACCGTTGGGGTTTGACGAAGTGGTAGCTTCGGGGGATTTTGACACGTACGCCACCGCGCGCGACAGGGAAATCTCCCACCTGCTCCCTTTCAGGCTTGTCAAAGACACCTACGTGTTTGAGCCCGAGGAACTGCTCAAAAAAGACGGTTCGCCGTATCTGGTCTTTACCCCGTTTTACAACGCCGCCAAAGAACGCTTTACTCCCTTACATGTAAAAGAATATGTACCCGCAACGCAAACGCTTTTTCCTTACATGTACGCCGCTTTTGACATGAACTCTTTAGGCTTTAGCACGCCCACGCCTGCAACGCTTGACCCTCATGAAGCCCTTGTGCGCTTTGCGTTAGAAAACTACCTCAGCACGCGGGATTTTATGGCGCAAGAGGGCACGTCGCGCCTTGGGGTGCATGTGCGCTTTGGCACGCTAGGCATTCGCACCCTCTTGCGCCACCTTGCTACGCAAAAAAAGGAAGGTGTGGACACGGAGCCTTTTTTTCGCCAACTCATGTTTCGGGAATTTTACGCCCACTTGCTTCACCATTTTCCCCATCTTGAAACCCAAAACTTTCGTTATGCTTTTGAGGGCATCCCCAACGCCAAGCTTCACCGTGCGTTTTGCGAGGCAAAAACAGGGGTGCCCATCGTTGATGCGGGCGTGCGCGAACTGGTGCAAACAGGCTTCATGCACAACCGCGTGCGGATGATTTGCGCCTCTTTTTACACCAAACATTTGCTCTTGCCCTGGCAATGGGGCGAGCGGTTTTTTGCCGCGCATTTACTCGACTATGAGCGCGCCAGTAACGCCCTTTCGTGGCAGTGGAGTGCGGGCACGGGGGTTGACCCGCAACCCTATTTTCGCATCTTTAACCCTTACGCGCAAAGCGCTAAGTTTGACAAAGAGGCTGTTTACATCACACGCTTTTTGCCCGAACTTCACGCCATTCCTGCCAAAACCTTGCATGATGAAACAGCCTTGCTTAAGGGCGTACATGTACACTACCCCAACCCCATTGTAAACCACAAAGAAGCCAGAGTAAAAGCCTTGGCACATTTTAAAAAACACACCCAAAGCATCTAAAAATCACCCAAAAACTCTCCTATTAGCCAATTTTTTCCCAATTAATTTTCGTCATCATACGACATCTTGTTGTTAAAGGAGGTCTGTATGAGAGTATGGATTGTATTAGCCGTGTTATTGCAAGGTATGTTGTTTGCCAACGCAGACGCATTGTATAAACCCTGCGCAGGGTGCCACGGACTTGAAGGCGAAAAAGTGGCAAACGGTGTGAGTAAAATCATCAACCAAATGAGCAAGGAAGACTTTATTTCAGCCATGGAAGGCTATAAAGATGGCTCTTATGGCGGCAATCTCAAAGCATTAATGCGTGGGCAAGTCATGCGCCTTAGTAAAGAAGATATCGAAGCGCTTGCGACTAAAATCGTCAAGTAAGGTGCAATCATGACCCTTTCACGACTTGCGGACGCCAAAGCCTTAAGAGACATCTTCAACAGCACCGACACCGCATCTTTGTGGGCGGCTTTTGGCGCGATATCCTCTGAAACATCTTCATCTGCGATGTCTTTAGAGGCCGAATTTAACCGTTTTTTTGTTGGGCCGGATGCACCTCTTGCACCGCCATACGCCTCAATATATCTGGAAAAATCAGGGCTTTTAATGAGCAAAACCACGCAAGAAGTAAGGGGTCTCTACACCCTTTTTGGGCTTAAAAACCCCAAAGATGGCCAACAGCCCGATGATTTTTTGGGGTTTGAGCTTGATGCGTATTATCAGCTACTTTACATCGAGCTTCACAGCAACATTCTCTACCTTAAACCACTGCGGTGCTATTTTTTGCAAGAGCACATGGCGCGGTGGATACTTCCCTTTGTCGAAGCAGTCAAGCAGCACGCGCCCTCACCTGCTTTGACGCAGATAGTAGACCTGCTTCAGCGTTTCATTACTACAGAACTTTCTATCCAAGGAGAAAACCATGAGTACTCACCCATCACCTGTTGATGCCCTGCTTCGCGAGGGTGTCAGTCGTCGTAACTTCCTCAAAGGGCTACTCGCCAGCGGTGCCGTGGCATCGTTTCCTGGTGGCGCATTGGCCGCAGAGCCTTATGTGGACACCAAAATCCCCTTTACGGGCAAAAAAAGCTACACCACGTTTCGCAACGCCTGTCCTCGCAACTGCTACGACACCTGTAGCATCAAAACGTTCGTCAAAGACGGCGTGATTCAGTTTATCGAAGGAGCCAAAGAGTCCACATTTACCAACGGTGGCACCTGTGTCAAAGGCAACTCGTATGTCAGACGTGTCTACTCTCCCGACCGCATCAAATACCCTATGATGCAAGTAGGTGGCAAAGGTTCAGGTACATGGAAACGCATCAGTTGGGATGAAGCCATGGATACCATCGCCAAAAAATTGCTTGCTATCAAAAAAGAGGACGGCCACCTACTCGGAGCCGCGCTCACAAAATACTCTGGCAACTTTGGTATCACCCATTACGGCGTTGAGGGCATGTTTAGCTCCATCGGCTACACCACACGCTTTGCTGGAACTCCTTGTTGGCCTGCAGGCATCGATGCCCAAAA of Sulfurospirillum tamanense contains these proteins:
- a CDS encoding TorD/DmsD family molecular chaperone → MTLSRLADAKALRDIFNSTDTASLWAAFGAISSETSSSAMSLEAEFNRFFVGPDAPLAPPYASIYLEKSGLLMSKTTQEVRGLYTLFGLKNPKDGQQPDDFLGFELDAYYQLLYIELHSNILYLKPLRCYFLQEHMARWILPFVEAVKQHAPSPALTQIVDLLQRFITTELSIQGENHEYSPITC
- a CDS encoding YbgA family protein, whose product is MNIAISSCLLGNEVRFDGGHKRDRFITDLLSNYASFVPFCPEELAFGTPRPSIRLVKHDEGLRIISNKTGEDLTCMLETQNQHELSRLKEVPLTGIIFKAKSPTCGFGSAKVYLPNGHGEGKTDGLFVLTCKAAFPHLPMEEEARLLDPWLRENFIMHLFAYDRFVKFCAQHPTMGGLVQFHTVNKFLLQSKNEALYRDLGNVVANHEKHPFPDVLEAYGALYKEAIACKSSVSKTRNVLEHMVGFFKKTLEKGEKELLHLMIEDYSQKIIPLIAPISAIVLLAKRYNIDYLLEQTFLAPYPKELALRSHVDAGK
- a CDS encoding c-type cytochrome, which produces MRVWIVLAVLLQGMLFANADALYKPCAGCHGLEGEKVANGVSKIINQMSKEDFISAMEGYKDGSYGGNLKALMRGQVMRLSKEDIEALATKIVK
- a CDS encoding cryptochrome/photolyase family protein, producing the protein MRRILWFRRDLRVRDNPLLSFEGEVLPLFIFDPAILDELSKDDKRMGFIVHHVQKLKQELQERGLDLAIFYDTPKRVFETLAPLGFDEVVASGDFDTYATARDREISHLLPFRLVKDTYVFEPEELLKKDGSPYLVFTPFYNAAKERFTPLHVKEYVPATQTLFPYMYAAFDMNSLGFSTPTPATLDPHEALVRFALENYLSTRDFMAQEGTSRLGVHVRFGTLGIRTLLRHLATQKKEGVDTEPFFRQLMFREFYAHLLHHFPHLETQNFRYAFEGIPNAKLHRAFCEAKTGVPIVDAGVRELVQTGFMHNRVRMICASFYTKHLLLPWQWGERFFAAHLLDYERASNALSWQWSAGTGVDPQPYFRIFNPYAQSAKFDKEAVYITRFLPELHAIPAKTLHDETALLKGVHVHYPNPIVNHKEARVKALAHFKKHTQSI